In Duganella zoogloeoides, a single genomic region encodes these proteins:
- a CDS encoding VF530 family protein, translating into MSNDLHGVTLEAMVTRLQAHYGWDQLGRKIDINCFISDPSIKSSLKFLRRTPWARTQVEELYQATKFAD; encoded by the coding sequence ATGAGTAACGATTTACACGGCGTCACGCTCGAAGCGATGGTGACGCGCTTGCAGGCGCATTACGGTTGGGACCAGCTGGGTCGCAAGATCGACATCAACTGCTTTATCAGCGATCCGAGCATCAAGTCCAGCCTGAAGTTCCTGCGCCGCACGCCGTGGGCAAGAACCCAGGTGGAAGAACTGTATCAAGCCACCAAGTTTGCCGATTGA
- a CDS encoding DUF4404 family protein, translated as MDNHLKASLQDLQGKLATAGPVDEELKSLLLRLDGDIQSLLARRQGLGMAAASPAVAGVATVPAAINPVPDVEESTTFGLAERTQEISARFAAQHPTLEPALRELGRILSNMGI; from the coding sequence ATGGACAACCATCTCAAAGCATCACTGCAAGACCTGCAAGGCAAGCTGGCCACGGCCGGCCCCGTGGACGAAGAACTGAAAAGCCTGCTGCTGCGCCTCGATGGCGACATCCAGTCGCTGCTGGCGCGCCGCCAGGGCCTGGGCATGGCGGCGGCCTCGCCAGCGGTGGCCGGCGTGGCCACCGTGCCGGCCGCCATCAACCCGGTGCCGGACGTCGAAGAGAGCACCACGTTCGGCCTGGCCGAGCGTACCCAGGAGATCTCGGCCAGGTTCGCAGCCCAGCATCCGACGCTGGAGCCGGCTTTGCGCGAGCTCGGGCGTATTTTGTCCAATATGGGCATTTGA
- a CDS encoding YgiQ family radical SAM protein, producing the protein MSRAEMDALGWDECDVILITGDAYIDHPSFGMALVGRLLEAQGFRVGIISQPDWHSADAFRALGKPRLYFGVTAGNMDSMVNRYTADRKIRSDDAYTANGEPNKRPDRAVTVYAQRSREAYPGIPVVIGSIEASLRRIAHYDYWSDKVRRSVLLDSKADLLIFGNAERALVDLTHRMAAGEDIKGIRDLRGTAFLVPGGWLPSDEWGVHNSTRMDTPGKIDPPIDPYMMVQQNTSSCATDNAPKAADGAEVNEAMVEPKAVVEAAPAPAPAAAPAGGVVKTIRFMSREDRLAMEKEKHTKTVVRLPSFETVSEDPVMYAHASRVFHLESNPGNARAMVQAHGERDVWINPPPLPLRMDEMDGVYDMNYARAPHPFYGKARIPAWEMIRFSVNIMRGCFGGCTFCSITEHEGRIIQSRSEPSILREIEHIRDKTKGFTGTISDLGGPTANMYRLACKDPKIEETCRRLSCVYPSICVNLGTDHSKLISLYRKARAIPGVKKILISSGLRYDIAVRSPEYVKELVTHHVGGLLKIAPEHTEENTLSKMMKPGIGAYDEFKEMFERFSLEAGKKQYLIPYFIAAHPGTTDLDMLNLALWLKKNNFKLDQVQTFMPTPMAMATTMYHSRKNPLRKVTADSEVVETARSGKIRRTHKAFLRYQDPENWPILREALVALGRADLIGNGEKHLIPAWSAGEANSKPNTDGRRGPASALPIPGTAKGARGGKSGIVAGNAPQQPGQRANALTGSLTARQTVETKVRASILDTIKVKKAAPPPAKGGKPARGAAPPPRGRK; encoded by the coding sequence ATGTCCCGCGCGGAGATGGACGCGCTCGGCTGGGACGAGTGTGACGTCATCCTGATCACCGGCGACGCCTACATCGACCACCCGAGCTTTGGCATGGCCCTGGTCGGCCGCCTGCTCGAAGCGCAAGGCTTCCGGGTCGGCATTATTTCGCAGCCGGACTGGCATTCGGCCGACGCCTTCCGCGCGCTCGGCAAGCCGCGCCTGTACTTTGGCGTTACCGCCGGCAATATGGATTCGATGGTCAACCGCTACACGGCCGACCGCAAGATCCGCTCCGACGATGCCTACACCGCCAACGGCGAACCGAACAAACGCCCGGACCGCGCGGTCACCGTGTACGCCCAGCGTTCGCGCGAGGCGTATCCGGGCATCCCGGTCGTGATCGGCTCGATCGAGGCGTCGCTGCGCCGCATCGCCCACTACGATTACTGGTCCGACAAGGTGCGCCGTTCGGTGCTGCTCGATTCCAAGGCCGACCTGCTGATCTTCGGCAACGCCGAACGGGCGCTGGTGGACCTCACCCACCGCATGGCCGCCGGCGAAGACATCAAGGGCATCCGCGACCTGCGCGGCACCGCCTTCCTGGTGCCGGGCGGCTGGCTGCCGAGCGACGAGTGGGGCGTGCACAACAGCACCCGCATGGACACGCCAGGCAAGATCGATCCGCCGATCGACCCCTACATGATGGTGCAGCAAAACACGTCGTCGTGCGCGACCGACAATGCGCCCAAGGCTGCCGATGGCGCCGAGGTGAACGAGGCGATGGTCGAGCCGAAGGCGGTGGTGGAAGCTGCCCCGGCTCCGGCCCCTGCGGCCGCGCCCGCCGGCGGCGTGGTCAAGACCATCCGCTTCATGAGCCGCGAAGACCGCCTGGCCATGGAAAAGGAAAAGCATACCAAGACCGTGGTGCGGCTGCCGTCGTTCGAGACCGTCAGCGAAGACCCGGTGATGTACGCACACGCGTCGCGCGTGTTCCACCTGGAATCGAACCCCGGCAACGCCCGCGCCATGGTGCAGGCCCACGGCGAGCGCGACGTGTGGATCAATCCGCCGCCGCTGCCGCTGCGCATGGACGAGATGGACGGCGTGTACGACATGAACTACGCGCGCGCACCGCACCCGTTCTACGGCAAGGCCCGCATCCCGGCCTGGGAAATGATCCGTTTTTCAGTCAACATCATGCGCGGCTGCTTTGGCGGCTGCACCTTCTGCTCGATCACCGAGCACGAGGGCCGCATCATCCAGAGCCGTTCGGAACCGTCGATCCTGCGCGAGATCGAACACATCCGCGACAAGACCAAGGGCTTTACCGGCACCATTTCCGACCTGGGCGGTCCTACCGCCAATATGTACCGCCTCGCGTGTAAAGATCCGAAAATCGAGGAAACCTGCCGCCGCCTGTCGTGCGTGTACCCGTCGATCTGCGTCAATCTCGGCACCGACCACAGCAAACTGATCTCGCTGTACCGCAAGGCACGGGCGATTCCGGGCGTCAAAAAAATCCTGATCAGCTCGGGCCTGCGCTACGACATCGCCGTGCGTTCGCCGGAATATGTGAAAGAACTGGTCACGCACCACGTCGGTGGCCTGCTCAAGATCGCGCCGGAGCACACGGAAGAAAACACGCTGTCGAAGATGATGAAGCCGGGCATCGGCGCCTACGACGAGTTCAAGGAAATGTTCGAGCGCTTCTCGCTGGAAGCCGGCAAGAAACAGTACCTGATCCCGTACTTCATCGCCGCCCACCCGGGCACGACGGACTTGGACATGCTGAACCTGGCGCTGTGGCTGAAGAAAAACAACTTCAAGCTCGACCAGGTGCAGACCTTCATGCCCACGCCGATGGCCATGGCCACCACCATGTACCACTCGCGCAAGAACCCGCTGCGCAAGGTGACGGCCGACTCGGAAGTGGTGGAAACGGCCCGCAGCGGCAAGATCCGCCGCACCCACAAGGCGTTCCTGCGCTACCAGGACCCGGAAAACTGGCCGATCCTGCGCGAAGCGCTGGTGGCGCTCGGCCGTGCCGACTTGATCGGCAATGGCGAGAAGCATTTGATTCCGGCCTGGTCGGCAGGCGAAGCCAACAGCAAGCCGAATACCGATGGCCGCCGTGGCCCGGCGTCGGCGTTGCCGATACCCGGTACCGCCAAGGGCGCCCGGGGTGGCAAGTCCGGCATTGTTGCGGGCAATGCTCCGCAACAGCCAGGCCAGCGCGCCAATGCACTGACCGGTTCGCTGACGGCGCGCCAGACCGTGGAAACCAAGGTGCGCGCGTCGATACTCGACACCATCAAGGTCAAGAAGGCGGCACCGCCGCCAGCCAAGGGTGGCAAGCCGGCGCGTGGCGCAGCACCGCCGCCACGCGGCCGCAAGTAA